A genomic stretch from Chryseobacterium sp. SNU WT5 includes:
- a CDS encoding acyl transferase yields the protein MKSIFQIKTEAEFQQKCLETFQYQYNNIEVYRKFVDYLNISPNEIQEVEKIPFLPIEMFKNHTLLDKNKKTDLFFQSSGTTQMNLSKHWIADESLYHDSIEKSFMQFIGNPEDYIFLGLLPSYLEKQNSSLIYMVDFLMKKSGKPENGYFLYNHQELFELLNQLSKENKKVILFGVSFALLDFLDFAETNHHIVTSSDELIIIETGGMKGRKQEMTKDELLAIFHKGFGTDKIYSEYSMTELLSQAYSLGQNIYESPNWMRILIRNIEDPFSYVNDGRNGAINIIDLANLHSCSFIATQDLGKILVDSEILRQAQNDKTMDEINSNQFQVLGRIDHSDIRGCSLLVS from the coding sequence ATGAAGAGTATTTTTCAAATCAAAACCGAAGCAGAATTCCAGCAGAAATGTCTGGAAACTTTTCAATATCAATATAATAACATCGAAGTTTACAGAAAGTTTGTAGACTATTTAAATATCAGTCCAAACGAAATTCAGGAAGTGGAAAAAATTCCTTTTTTACCGATTGAAATGTTTAAAAATCACACTCTTTTAGATAAAAATAAAAAGACAGATTTGTTTTTCCAAAGTTCTGGAACAACTCAGATGAATCTTTCGAAACATTGGATTGCTGATGAATCATTGTATCATGATAGTATTGAAAAGAGTTTCATGCAATTCATTGGGAATCCAGAAGACTATATTTTCCTCGGATTGTTGCCAAGTTATCTTGAAAAACAAAATTCGTCCTTAATATATATGGTAGATTTTCTAATGAAGAAATCGGGAAAACCTGAGAATGGATATTTTCTTTACAATCACCAAGAATTATTCGAGTTACTCAATCAACTTTCAAAGGAGAATAAAAAAGTAATTCTTTTCGGGGTTTCTTTTGCTCTTTTAGATTTTCTTGATTTCGCAGAAACCAATCATCACATCGTCACATCATCAGATGAACTCATCATTATTGAAACAGGAGGTATGAAAGGTCGCAAGCAAGAAATGACGAAAGATGAGTTGTTGGCGATTTTTCATAAAGGTTTCGGAACCGACAAGATTTACTCAGAATATTCTATGACTGAATTGCTTTCTCAAGCTTATTCTTTAGGTCAAAATATTTATGAAAGTCCAAACTGGATGCGCATTCTCATTAGAAATATCGAAGATCCTTTTTCTTACGTGAATGATGGAAGAAATGGCGCCATCAACATTATTGATTTAGCAAATCTCCATTCCTGTAGTTTTATTGCGACACAAGATTTGGGTAAAATTCTGGTGGATTCTGAGATTCTTCGACAAGCTCAGAATGACAAAACTATGGACGAAATAAATTCAAATCAGTTTCAAGTCTTAGGAAGAATTGACCATTCTGATATTCGAGGTTGTAGTTTATTGGTTTCTTAA
- a CDS encoding UDP-2,3-diacylglucosamine diphosphatase → MKINLEQNKKVYFASDQHFGAPTPKESKVREEKFIRWLDEIKADAQVLFLMGDLFDFWHEWNHVIPKGYVRVLGKLAELKDSGIELFMFVGNHDLWMKNYFEEEIGCKVFFDKQYFEINGNNFLLAHGDGLGPGDKGYKRMKKVFTNPLAQWAFKWLHPDIAMKIAIYASTKNKMISGEEDKEFLGEDKEFLIIYSKEKLKTEKIDYFVYGHRHLPMVLDLENGKAKYINLGDWISYFTYGEFGNEFELKSFEN, encoded by the coding sequence ATGAAAATCAATTTAGAACAAAATAAAAAAGTCTATTTCGCTTCTGATCAACATTTTGGTGCACCAACGCCGAAAGAAAGTAAAGTTCGCGAAGAGAAATTCATCCGTTGGCTGGACGAAATAAAAGCTGATGCTCAGGTTTTATTTTTGATGGGCGATCTCTTCGATTTTTGGCATGAGTGGAATCACGTCATTCCAAAAGGTTATGTTCGGGTTTTAGGAAAATTAGCAGAGTTGAAAGATTCAGGAATTGAACTTTTTATGTTCGTCGGAAATCATGATCTGTGGATGAAAAACTATTTCGAAGAAGAAATAGGATGCAAGGTTTTTTTCGACAAACAGTATTTTGAGATCAACGGAAACAATTTTCTACTCGCTCATGGAGACGGTTTAGGTCCTGGTGATAAAGGATATAAAAGAATGAAAAAAGTCTTTACTAATCCTTTGGCACAATGGGCTTTCAAATGGTTGCACCCCGATATTGCTATGAAAATTGCGATCTATGCGTCCACCAAAAACAAGATGATTTCTGGTGAAGAGGACAAAGAGTTCTTAGGGGAAGACAAAGAATTTTTAATTATTTATTCTAAAGAAAAACTCAAAACAGAGAAAATAGATTATTTCGTTTACGGTCATAGACACTTACCTATGGTCTTAGATTTAGAAAATGGAAAAGCAAAGTATATCAACCTAGGTGACTGGATTTCCTATTTCACTTATGGTGAATTCGGTAATGAATTTGAGCTAAAATCGTTTGAAAATTAA
- a CDS encoding 6-pyruvoyl trahydropterin synthase family protein — MIRITKIFTFETAHVLYNYDGKCKNMHGHSYKLFVTVKGNPINDLDHPKNGMVVDFGDIKKIVKSEILDVWDHAVMLNGTSPHKQLGEDLENQGHKVIYCDYQPTCENMLYDIATKIKKQLPETVSLAYLKLHETENSYGEWFAEDQV; from the coding sequence ATGATACGAATCACCAAAATTTTCACTTTCGAAACCGCTCACGTTCTCTACAATTACGATGGCAAATGCAAAAATATGCACGGACATTCCTACAAATTATTTGTTACGGTAAAAGGAAATCCGATCAATGATTTAGACCATCCAAAAAACGGAATGGTGGTAGATTTTGGCGACATCAAAAAAATTGTAAAATCAGAAATCCTCGATGTTTGGGATCATGCCGTCATGCTGAATGGAACTTCACCGCATAAACAATTGGGTGAAGACTTAGAAAATCAAGGTCACAAAGTCATTTATTGCGATTACCAACCGACGTGCGAAAATATGTTGTACGACATTGCAACTAAAATAAAAAAGCAACTACCAGAAACAGTAAGTTTGGCTTATCTGAAACTTCACGAAACCGAGAACTCTTACGGAGAATGGTTTGCAGAAGATCAAGTTTAA
- the aceA gene encoding isocitrate lyase, with product MNKQEQIQQLEKEWLESPRWNGIKRPYSAEKVLKLRGSYKLDYTIAKLMSEKLWDKLNNQDFVAGLGALTGNQAVQEVDAGLEAIYLSGWQVAADANLSGEMYPDQSLYPANSVPSVVKRINNALLRADQIQTVNNVEEANRKEYLVPIVADAEAGFGGNLNAFELMKQMIEAGAAGVHFEDQLSSAKKCGHLGGKVLVPTQEAINKLVAARLAADVCGVPTVLVARTDADAADLLTSDIDERDHKFVTGKRTTEGFYEVNNGVEQGIDRGLAYAPYADLIWMETSNPDLDYARKFAEGIHAKFPGKMLAYNCSPSFNWAAKLSVPEMETFREELAAMGYKFQFITLAGFHALNTSMFELALAYKERGMAGYSELQEREFALQSKGFRAVKHQSFVGTSYFDEVQTVVTAGKSSTNALAGSTEAEQFH from the coding sequence ATGAACAAGCAAGAACAAATCCAGCAACTGGAAAAAGAATGGTTAGAAAGCCCAAGATGGAATGGTATCAAAAGACCTTATTCCGCAGAAAAAGTACTGAAACTTCGAGGATCTTATAAACTAGATTACACGATCGCTAAATTAATGTCGGAGAAATTATGGGATAAGTTAAACAATCAGGATTTCGTAGCAGGATTGGGAGCCCTAACCGGAAACCAAGCCGTACAGGAAGTTGATGCGGGTTTAGAAGCAATATATCTTTCAGGTTGGCAAGTTGCAGCCGATGCGAATTTGAGTGGTGAAATGTATCCCGACCAAAGTTTGTATCCTGCGAATTCAGTTCCTTCTGTGGTGAAAAGAATCAATAATGCGTTGTTGCGTGCAGATCAAATTCAAACTGTAAATAATGTAGAGGAAGCTAATCGTAAAGAATACTTAGTTCCAATTGTTGCTGATGCCGAAGCAGGTTTTGGTGGAAACTTAAACGCTTTTGAATTGATGAAACAAATGATTGAAGCTGGAGCAGCAGGAGTTCACTTCGAAGATCAATTGTCTTCTGCTAAAAAATGTGGTCATTTAGGTGGAAAGGTTTTAGTTCCAACTCAAGAAGCGATTAATAAATTAGTTGCTGCACGTTTAGCAGCCGATGTTTGCGGAGTTCCTACCGTTTTGGTAGCAAGAACCGATGCTGATGCTGCAGATTTATTGACTTCAGATATCGATGAGAGAGACCATAAATTCGTGACTGGAAAAAGAACAACAGAAGGTTTCTATGAAGTAAACAATGGGGTAGAGCAGGGAATCGACAGAGGTTTGGCTTATGCGCCTTACGCTGATTTGATCTGGATGGAAACTTCAAATCCCGATTTGGATTATGCGAGAAAATTCGCAGAAGGAATTCATGCAAAATTCCCGGGAAAAATGTTAGCGTATAACTGTTCACCTTCTTTCAACTGGGCTGCGAAATTGTCTGTTCCCGAAATGGAGACCTTCCGTGAAGAATTAGCGGCAATGGGTTACAAATTCCAATTCATCACATTGGCTGGCTTCCATGCTCTAAATACTTCAATGTTCGAATTGGCTTTGGCTTACAAAGAAAGAGGAATGGCGGGTTACAGCGAATTGCAGGAAAGAGAGTTTGCATTGCAATCCAAAGGTTTCCGCGCGGTGAAACACCAAAGTTTTGTCGGAACTTCTTATTTTGATGAAGTTCAAACTGTCGTAACGGCTGGTAAATCTTCCACAAATGCGTTGGCTGGTTCAACTGAAGCAGAACAGTTTCATTAA
- a CDS encoding oxygenase MpaB family protein — protein sequence MGGYDFAYISKPLILTEALKKGAVKRLKDTLEFWIHVTRENALHPNSKAYQLIVRTRLMHSYARLKIKDKKHQWNHENWGEPINSWDMIATYTGFSLVFMQGLKKLGIKISDQEEKGVFHLWKYIGYLLGIPENFLPENRQQAVEQFYWWTTLQNTGDDDSTQLAQALLQENLDNTIYRYPFQRTLLKNLHQSMNWFLLDKEVNERLQIPKPSKAYAAFPKIVVRGNKIFQKIYLRNAAQYQKLVMMGDIQQREVLSDYIKHTPKDFHY from the coding sequence ATGGGTGGTTATGATTTCGCTTACATTAGCAAACCTTTGATCTTGACAGAAGCTTTAAAGAAAGGCGCTGTAAAACGCTTAAAAGACACTTTAGAGTTTTGGATACATGTTACTCGAGAAAATGCTTTACACCCTAATTCTAAAGCATATCAGTTAATCGTTCGCACAAGATTAATGCATTCTTATGCTCGTTTGAAAATTAAAGATAAAAAACACCAATGGAATCACGAAAATTGGGGAGAACCCATCAATTCCTGGGATATGATTGCAACTTATACTGGTTTTTCATTGGTCTTTATGCAAGGACTAAAAAAATTAGGAATCAAAATTTCTGATCAGGAAGAAAAAGGTGTATTTCATCTTTGGAAATATATTGGCTATTTACTCGGAATACCAGAAAATTTTCTGCCAGAAAACCGACAGCAAGCTGTGGAACAATTCTACTGGTGGACTACTTTACAAAACACCGGCGACGATGATTCAACCCAACTCGCTCAGGCTTTACTTCAGGAAAATTTAGACAACACTATTTATAGATATCCTTTTCAACGCACATTGTTGAAAAATTTGCATCAGAGCATGAACTGGTTTCTACTGGACAAAGAAGTCAACGAAAGACTTCAGATTCCAAAACCATCTAAGGCTTATGCTGCTTTTCCTAAAATAGTGGTTCGCGGAAATAAGATTTTTCAAAAAATATACCTGCGAAATGCAGCTCAATATCAAAAATTAGTGATGATGGGTGATATTCAGCAAAGAGAAGTTTTATCTGATTATATCAAACATACCCCGAAAGATTTCCATTACTAA
- the uraH gene encoding hydroxyisourate hydrolase, with amino-acid sequence MKNSFIALIFVLISAFAFGQKKEVTYQLSSHILDVSKGMPAPGVTIKLEKFNDAEKIWTSVEEKVTDKNGRIPDFLPNDKSNLGIYKLTYYTSEYFKKMNTESFYPWVEVVFQITNADRYHVPITLSAYGYSTYRGN; translated from the coding sequence ATGAAAAATTCATTTATCGCACTTATCTTCGTGCTTATCTCTGCATTTGCCTTCGGACAGAAAAAAGAAGTTACTTACCAATTATCGAGTCACATTCTTGACGTTTCTAAAGGAATGCCTGCGCCAGGAGTTACGATTAAACTGGAAAAATTTAATGACGCTGAAAAAATCTGGACTTCTGTAGAAGAAAAAGTAACCGACAAAAACGGTCGTATTCCTGATTTTTTACCAAATGACAAATCAAACTTAGGGATTTACAAACTGACTTATTATACCAGTGAGTATTTCAAAAAAATGAATACTGAAAGTTTTTATCCATGGGTTGAAGTGGTTTTCCAAATTACAAATGCTGATCGCTATCACGTTCCGATTACGCTTTCTGCTTACGGTTACTCAACGTATAGAGGAAACTAA
- the aceB gene encoding malate synthase A codes for METAAQFQIIPEEQYSDIFTAELMTFLMELHVKFNNERIGLLQFRTMKQIEFDHRQLPKFYPETEDIRNGNWVCNPLPKDLLDRRVEITGPVERKMVINALNSGSSTFMADFEDSNSPTWKNCMDGQRNLSDAINRTISFENENGKKYELGENLTTLLVRPRGLHLEEKNIEFNGEKASASLIDFGIYFFRNAKQLLENGSGPYFYLPKLEYYQEAKWWNDVFKFSQDYLEIQQGTIKATVLIETITAAFQLDEILYELKEHSSGLNCGRWDYIFSYIKKFRNLPEFLVPDRDQVTMTSPFMSAYSKRVIQVCHKRNVHAMGGMAAQIPVKNNEAENEIAYAKVRADKEREVKNGHDGTWVAHPGLVSVAKKIFDEFMPTSNQIDQKFEDYHISEENLLEIPKGTITENGVRKNINVGILYIESWLMGVGAAALYNLMEDAATAEISRTQIWQWLKNEAKLEDGRTLMPEMVLHWQEEELEKIKNHVGEERYNNGKFQLATELFDDLILNDNFAEFLTLKAYQFL; via the coding sequence ATGGAAACGGCAGCACAATTTCAGATAATACCCGAAGAACAATACAGCGATATTTTTACTGCAGAATTAATGACTTTCTTAATGGAACTTCATGTGAAATTTAATAATGAAAGAATTGGCCTTCTTCAGTTCAGAACAATGAAACAAATCGAGTTTGATCATCGTCAACTTCCGAAATTTTATCCTGAAACTGAAGATATTAGAAATGGAAATTGGGTTTGTAATCCTTTGCCAAAAGATTTACTTGATCGCCGTGTCGAAATTACAGGACCTGTAGAAAGAAAAATGGTGATCAATGCTCTGAATTCTGGCTCATCAACTTTTATGGCAGATTTTGAAGACAGCAATTCTCCGACTTGGAAAAATTGTATGGATGGACAAAGAAACCTTTCAGATGCGATTAACAGAACCATCAGTTTTGAAAATGAGAATGGAAAAAAATATGAATTGGGTGAAAACTTAACAACGCTTTTGGTTCGTCCGCGAGGTTTACATTTAGAGGAGAAAAATATTGAATTTAATGGTGAAAAGGCATCTGCGTCTCTAATTGATTTTGGAATCTACTTCTTTAGAAATGCTAAACAACTATTGGAGAACGGAAGCGGACCTTATTTTTATTTGCCAAAATTAGAATATTATCAGGAAGCAAAATGGTGGAACGATGTTTTTAAATTCTCTCAGGATTATTTAGAAATTCAACAAGGAACAATAAAAGCAACGGTTTTAATTGAAACAATCACAGCTGCTTTCCAACTCGATGAAATTTTATATGAATTAAAAGAACACAGTTCTGGTCTGAATTGCGGACGATGGGATTATATTTTTTCCTACATCAAAAAATTCAGAAATCTACCAGAATTTCTTGTTCCAGATAGAGATCAAGTAACCATGACTTCTCCGTTTATGAGTGCCTATTCCAAAAGAGTGATTCAAGTTTGTCACAAGAGAAATGTTCACGCCATGGGCGGAATGGCCGCACAAATTCCTGTTAAAAATAACGAAGCAGAAAACGAGATCGCTTATGCTAAAGTTCGTGCCGATAAAGAAAGAGAAGTTAAAAACGGTCACGATGGAACTTGGGTTGCGCATCCAGGATTAGTTTCTGTCGCAAAGAAAATCTTCGATGAATTTATGCCGACATCAAATCAAATTGATCAAAAATTCGAAGACTACCATATATCAGAAGAAAACCTACTTGAAATTCCAAAAGGAACGATCACTGAAAACGGTGTCAGAAAAAATATCAATGTCGGAATTCTTTACATCGAATCTTGGCTAATGGGAGTTGGAGCAGCAGCCTTATATAATTTAATGGAAGATGCTGCAACGGCAGAAATCTCCAGAACTCAAATTTGGCAATGGCTAAAAAACGAAGCGAAATTGGAAGATGGAAGAACCTTAATGCCCGAAATGGTTTTACATTGGCAAGAAGAAGAATTAGAGAAAATCAAAAATCATGTGGGTGAAGAACGTTACAACAATGGAAAATTCCAATTAGCAACTGAACTTTTTGATGATCTTATTCTCAATGATAATTTCGCAGAATTCCTGACTTTGAAGGCGTATCAATTCTTATAA
- a CDS encoding DUF4230 domain-containing protein produces the protein MNFKKYKIIFWAVGILIVAFLGFFLYQMTQSQSINSMMTLVMLVLGLLLGGIIAYLASNKMSAAPVVITESSHTIAESMRKVFKVVSAEGHFNEIYNYEETTKIFNFIPSKKKALVIVQAKVLVGYDFEKFQWEIDEVNRKVKLLNFPAPQILSTETDYKYYNIEEQFFNLFSKDDLAKIQQNGKRQVIEAAKKSHLPEVAAEQMRTLLTELLAGKNFFLENASAISESKNLAIEFAATQ, from the coding sequence ATGAACTTTAAAAAATATAAAATTATATTCTGGGCTGTAGGAATATTAATCGTCGCTTTCCTAGGATTTTTTCTATATCAAATGACGCAGAGCCAATCGATTAATTCCATGATGACTTTGGTGATGCTGGTTTTAGGATTGCTTCTTGGTGGCATTATTGCTTACTTGGCTTCCAATAAGATGAGCGCCGCGCCTGTGGTAATTACCGAAAGTTCGCACACCATTGCGGAAAGCATGAGAAAGGTTTTCAAAGTAGTTTCTGCAGAAGGTCACTTTAATGAAATTTACAATTACGAAGAAACGACTAAAATTTTTAATTTTATTCCATCAAAAAAGAAAGCATTGGTTATCGTTCAGGCTAAAGTTTTGGTAGGTTATGATTTTGAGAAATTTCAGTGGGAAATTGATGAAGTCAACAGAAAAGTAAAATTGTTGAACTTTCCCGCACCACAAATCCTTTCCACCGAAACTGATTATAAATATTACAATATTGAAGAACAGTTTTTCAATCTTTTTAGTAAAGATGATTTAGCTAAAATTCAGCAGAATGGAAAACGACAGGTTATAGAAGCAGCGAAAAAATCCCATCTTCCGGAAGTTGCAGCAGAACAAATGCGCACTTTACTAACAGAGCTTCTGGCAGGTAAAAACTTTTTCTTAGAAAATGCGAGTGCTATTTCGGAAAGTAAGAATTTAGCAATTGAATTTGCGGCTACTCAATAA
- the tnpA gene encoding IS200/IS605 family transposase, whose protein sequence is MSSGTFSQIYIQVVFVVKGRENLLKKTFRDEVFKYMSGIVKAKGQKSIIINGVEDHVHLFIGLKLSMRLSDLVRDVKNNTTNFINEKRFVMGRFSWQEGYGAFSYSQSQIDNVYRYILNQERHHQKKSFKEEYIELLEKFKIDYKEEFLFEFYDEEGIE, encoded by the coding sequence ATGAGCTCCGGAACCTTTTCTCAAATCTATATTCAAGTTGTTTTTGTCGTTAAAGGAAGAGAGAATCTTTTGAAGAAAACTTTTAGAGATGAAGTTTTTAAATACATGAGCGGGATTGTAAAAGCTAAAGGGCAAAAAAGTATCATTATTAATGGTGTTGAAGATCATGTTCATCTTTTTATTGGGTTAAAGCTAAGCATGAGACTTTCCGATCTGGTGAGAGATGTAAAAAATAATACGACCAATTTTATTAATGAAAAACGATTCGTAATGGGACGATTTTCTTGGCAGGAAGGTTACGGTGCATTTTCTTATTCTCAGTCGCAGATCGACAATGTTTATCGATATATTTTAAATCAGGAAAGGCATCATCAAAAAAAGAGTTTTAAAGAAGAATATATAGAGCTTTTGGAGAAGTTTAAGATCGATTATAAAGAAGAATTTTTGTTTGAGTTTTATGATGAAGAAGGAATAGAATAG